CCGGGCAGAGGGCGAGCTCGCCCCGGACACCCCGATCAGGCCGGACAGGTACTCCACCGCCCAGGGCAGGGTGAGCACACCGAGCACGGCCGACATCCCGACCAGCAGCACCAGCGGGGGCAACGCGCGGGCGGCGGGGGCGGTTCGCGTACCACTCGCCACCTCGTCCCGCTCGCGGGAGGAATCGTGCCGTGCGGGCAACCAGATCAGCCTGACGACCTTGACGCCGTAGACGGTGGCGAGCACGGAGGCGATCGTCGCGACGACGTGGAGGGCCGAGCCGTGTTCCGGAGCGGCTGCCGTGATCTCGCTCTTGGTCGCCCACAGCGACAGCGGGGGGATTCCCGCCAGCGCCGCTGCGGCCACCGTGAAGGCGACCCCCACGGAACGGTACTCGCGAGCCGCTCCCCGCAGCGCGCTCAACCGCTCGGTCCCCAGCGCGGTCAGCCACGCCCCGGCCGCCAGGAACAGCGCCGACTTCGTCGCCGCGTGCGCCACGAGATGCGTCGTACCGCCCACCACGCTCCCGACACCGGAGGCGAGAACGACGAACCCGAGCTGTGCCGCGGTGGAGGCGGCCAGCAGCTGTTTGAGATCGCGCTGGGCCACGGCCACCAGCCCGAGCACCAGCGCGGTCAGCGCACCGCTCCAGGCCACCGCCTGCTCGGCCCAGGACGTTTCCGCGAGCAGGGGACGGATGCGCAGCAGCAGATAGCCTCCGGCCGCGACCATCGTCGCCGAGTGCAGCAGCGCCGAGACCCCGCTGGGCCCCTCCATCGCCCGGGACAGCCAGAAGTGGAACGGCAGCTGCGCCGACTTGCCCAGGGCGGCCGTCACCAACCCCGCCGCCACGAGCGTGGCCCACGGCTCTCCGACCCCGGGCAGTTCGCGGAACGCGAGGGAGTCCGCGCCCCCGGCCACGGCCGCCCCCGCCGCGAGGTACATCCCGAGATCGGCGGCTCTCGTGGTCACGAACGCCGTGCCGGCCGCACGCACCCGCCGGGAGTCGCACCACCGGAACCCGATCAGTGCCCAACTCGTAGCCCCCATGATCTCCCAGGACACGAGCAGCGGGGCCACTCCGGAGGCGGTGACCGTGCCCAGCATGGAACCGGAGAACAGCAGCATCAGCCCGGTGAACCGCGCCGGGGACTCCCGCGGTCCGACAGCGCCCCGGCAGAACCACAGCACCGCGGGCACGACCACCGCCACCGTGACGACCAGCAGCGCCGACAACCCGTCCACGGAAACCCCGGCCGCGATCCCGAGCAGCAGCGGCACCTCGGCCGAGGGGCGAACGACCGCGACCGCGAGGGCCAGCCCCAGGGTCACCGCGGCCACCGCGAGGCCGACCGGGAAGGCGATCCGCTCTCCGCGGCGTCCCGCGCAGGACAGCACGGCCCCGGCAACGCCGGGAACCGCCAGCATCGTCCAGAGCAGACCAGCCACGTGCTACTCCCGGAGGTCGGCGGCCATGTCGGTCATGTCCACATCCCCGGCGCGGAAAATCGCCGTGACCACCGCGAAACCGAGCGCCATCTCCACGGCCATGGCCGTGATGGCCACCAGGATCAGCACCTGCCCGCCGGTGCCGGACGGTGCCGCGAAGTGCTGGAACGCCGCCGCGGCCAGCACGATCCCGCCGATCATCAGCTCCAGCCCCATCATCAGCATCACGATCGACTGCTGCGACAGCGCCCCGTAGAGCCCCACGGCCACGAGAGCGGCCCCGAACAGCAGGAACACCTCCAAACTCATCGGCGACCTCCCCTGCCCGTGCTCGACGAGTCCGTACCCGCTGCGCCGACCCCGCCAGGCACCGGGTCGGCGGGACGACCGCGCAGCCCGGGGCCGAACCGGTCGTAACGTCCCCGCCGCGTGGACAGCGTCACCGTCGCCAGGATCGTGGCGAACAGCACGAGACCGAGCGTCATCATCGTCGGCATCTGCGCGCCCATCAGCTCGTGCCCGAGCGCAGCGGTCGGATCGGCCGCGGGACGTCCCGCGCGCTCGGGCCAGTCCACGAGCAGGATCCCCGCCGCGAGCACGACGAAGGTGCCCACCGAGACCGACATCGCCGCGGCCTTGTTGTGATACATCGCCATGGGCATCAGCCCGGCGGGGTTCATCATGTACATGATCATGAACACCGCCATGATCACCATTTCCATGACCATCATCAGCACGAGCACGGCACCGAGGTAGTTCAGCCCCAGCAGCATCACCTCGAAGGCGACGAACAGGAACGAGGCGAGCAGGGCGAACGTCACCCGGGCCATCGAGTCCAGCCGGAACACCAGGAACCCGAACACCACGGCGGCGACGCCGAAAACCCAGCACAGCACAGCTTCCATGCTTCCCTCACCGAACCAGCACGAGAACGGAGACCAGCAGCGCCTGCACCAGCGCCACCGGGATCAGCACCATCCAGGAGAACTCGGCGAACCTGTCCATCCGCACCGTCGGGAAACGGCGAGCCAGCCAGACCAGCGCCAGCACGACCACCGCCGTCTTGACCAGGGTCCACAGCCACGGCGGCAGCACCGGCCCCTGCCCACCGCCCAGGAACAGCGGAACGGACAGCGCGACCGCGACCACGAACAGCGCCCACCGCCCGCCGAGCAGCACCAGCCGGTCCACACCGGACAGCTCGGCGGCCGCCCCACCGGCCAGGTCACCGCCGAGCGGCGCGTCGAACGGCCCCCGGAAAGCCATCGCCGCGGCGCTGATCAGGTACACCGCGAACGCCACCGGCATCCACACCGCGAACCAGAGCCCGGACTGGGCCTCGACCACGTCCCCGACCCGGAGGCTTCCCGCGGCCGTGGCCACCGTGATCAGCGCGAACATGTGCGGCAGCTCGTAAGCCAGCCCCTGGGCCACGAACCGGTACCCGCCGACCAGGGAGAAGACCGAGTTCGGCCCCCAACCGGCCATCCAGACCGCGGCCCAGGCCAGGATCTCCATCGCGTTGAACCACACGACCCCCACGGCCGGATCGGCCACCGAGCGTCCACCCAGCGGCAGCACCAGCGCCGCCGACAGCGCCGCCAGCGGAACGAGCGCGACCCCCGCGCGCCACAGCACCGGATCGGCCGCACGAGTCGTGCGCCGCTGGGTCACCAGCAAGCGGGCCGTCCCGCGCAGCGGCGCAGCGAGCCCACCCACGGCGGGCGCGCCGGCCGCGCGGGCGGCGAGCAGGGAGTCGAACGCTGCCGCGGCGAAGGTGGCGGTCCCCAGCGCCGCGGGCAGGACCACCGCCCACCACAACGGGGTGTCAGCCACCGGACACCTCCACCGGACGCGCGGAGCCCAACCCGGCCACCTGCGGATCCAGGCTGGCGACGATCAACCGCGCCCCGGACAGCTCCACTCCCCGCAGCAACCGGGGCAGCACCTCCAGCACCGGCCCGGCGCGGGCCCGCGCCGGGCCGGGCGGGGAGTCCTGCCCGGACAGCTCGGAGGTTCCGTCCAACCGGGCCAGCCCGTCCTCGATCTCGACGAGCCATTCCCGCCACCGCGCGGCGACGTCACCACCGGAACGACTCGCCCGCACCACGCTCGCCCCGAAACCGGCGCGCTCGGCCGCTTCCCGGGACAGCACCCCCAGATCGGTGGTGAGCCAGCGCAGCGTCCGGCTGGCGCGCAGTCGCCCGATCAGGCGCACGAGCCGACCGCGCACCCGTTCCCCCGGTGTTCCGGCGAGCACCTCCTCCCGGAGCCGCGCGGCCCGCGCCGCCGGGTCCGGCCAACCGGCCACCGCGAGGAAGCGGACCAGACCGTCCAAGTGCGCCGCCACGACGCGCCGGGCCCCGACGCCGTGCTCGACGCGCTGCCCGGCCGCGGCGCGACGCCACGGTTCGGTCCAGAAGTCCTCGTGCTCACCGGTGTCGTCGAGCAGCTCCACCTCGGCCTCCTGGACCACGTCGCCCTGCAGGGTCGTGCGCACGATCAGTCCCGGCGGCCAGTGCGGCAGCGCGGGGCCGAGCGGGACGTGCAACCGGTCCAGCGCGAGCCCGTCCCGATCGGGACCGCGCTCGGCCATGGCCAACCCCGCCGGGTTCCCGCCGTGGCCGCCGTGACTACCATGGCCGCCGTGACCACCGTGGTCACCGTGATTGCCGTGCTCCCCGTGGCCACTGTGATCGCTGTGACCGCCGTGACCCTCGCGGTCCGCGGAACCGGCGTGCTCCTCGGAGGGGCGGGGTCCCCCGTGACCACCTCCCCGCTCGAGTCCGGCTCCGCGCAGCTGACCACCCCGCTCGGACAGTCCACCGACGACCCCGTCGAGCAGCTCGGCCACCCCCTCCGGGGCCGCGACGTGCACGAACACGCGGGGCTCCGGGACCCGCGCCCACAGGGAGCACACCGCGTTCCACGACTCCGCCCCCGGACGCC
This genomic stretch from Actinopolyspora halophila DSM 43834 harbors:
- a CDS encoding NADH-quinone oxidoreductase subunit L, which produces MAGLLWTMLAVPGVAGAVLSCAGRRGERIAFPVGLAVAAVTLGLALAVAVVRPSAEVPLLLGIAAGVSVDGLSALLVVTVAVVVPAVLWFCRGAVGPRESPARFTGLMLLFSGSMLGTVTASGVAPLLVSWEIMGATSWALIGFRWCDSRRVRAAGTAFVTTRAADLGMYLAAGAAVAGGADSLAFRELPGVGEPWATLVAAGLVTAALGKSAQLPFHFWLSRAMEGPSGVSALLHSATMVAAGGYLLLRIRPLLAETSWAEQAVAWSGALTALVLGLVAVAQRDLKQLLAASTAAQLGFVVLASGVGSVVGGTTHLVAHAATKSALFLAAGAWLTALGTERLSALRGAAREYRSVGVAFTVAAAALAGIPPLSLWATKSEITAAAPEHGSALHVVATIASVLATVYGVKVVRLIWLPARHDSSRERDEVASGTRTAPAARALPPLVLLVGMSAVLGVLTLPWAVEYLSGLIGVSGASSPSARETVLSGVLAVGVAAFVWWWGERPVPVPRALRGLLAEWARFESLARLLLVRPVTALAGGLAVFDERVLDRGVRAVPAVGLWSARMVERGVEIPIEALVRVVGGTARRLGAFARRVQTGQLHQYYAQTAAVLAVLALLVVLVR
- a CDS encoding NADH-quinone oxidoreductase subunit NuoK, which codes for MSLEVFLLFGAALVAVGLYGALSQQSIVMLMMGLELMIGGIVLAAAAFQHFAAPSGTGGQVLILVAITAMAVEMALGFAVVTAIFRAGDVDMTDMAADLRE
- a CDS encoding NADH-quinone oxidoreductase subunit J; this encodes MEAVLCWVFGVAAVVFGFLVFRLDSMARVTFALLASFLFVAFEVMLLGLNYLGAVLVLMMVMEMVIMAVFMIMYMMNPAGLMPMAMYHNKAAAMSVSVGTFVVLAAGILLVDWPERAGRPAADPTAALGHELMGAQMPTMMTLGLVLFATILATVTLSTRRGRYDRFGPGLRGRPADPVPGGVGAAGTDSSSTGRGGRR
- a CDS encoding complex I subunit 1 family protein — translated: MADTPLWWAVVLPAALGTATFAAAAFDSLLAARAAGAPAVGGLAAPLRGTARLLVTQRRTTRAADPVLWRAGVALVPLAALSAALVLPLGGRSVADPAVGVVWFNAMEILAWAAVWMAGWGPNSVFSLVGGYRFVAQGLAYELPHMFALITVATAAGSLRVGDVVEAQSGLWFAVWMPVAFAVYLISAAAMAFRGPFDAPLGGDLAGGAAAELSGVDRLVLLGGRWALFVVAVALSVPLFLGGGQGPVLPPWLWTLVKTAVVVLALVWLARRFPTVRMDRFAEFSWMVLIPVALVQALLVSVLVLVR